One genomic region from Candidatus Caldarchaeum subterraneum encodes:
- a CDS encoding small subunit ribosomal protein S17e, with amino-acid sequence MNELYGDRVSTSFEENKKLVREVLEGRFSKKLANRIAGYLVTLKKLELKKQQAAAAEEEATKAAELSSTES; translated from the coding sequence GTGAACGAGCTCTACGGCGACCGTGTCTCGACAAGCTTTGAGGAGAACAAGAAGCTGGTTAGGGAGGTTTTGGAGGGACGGTTTTCAAAGAAGCTCGCCAACCGTATTGCCGGCTATCTGGTGACGTTGAAGAAGCTGGAGTTGAAGAAGCAGCAGGCGGCTGCGGCGGAGGAAGAAGCGACAAAGGCCGCGGAGCTCTCATCGACGGAGTCTTAA
- a CDS encoding glycosyl transferase family 1: MAGLSRGVDVLLVSPTAKGLGGVARHVSGLAARLEAAGYHVAVVSSENTPIVNVKGLKNPTFMLSSMFSTLFRRASVVHAHNVPSSLAMRAASAGRRILTMHGVYAEQVNLLHGSLVGWVASRLEKAALKWADAVTAVSMRTAEFYRLKGVDAVYIPNAVDVGVHVEGVRLSHPQVVYVGRLSREKNVSTLVEAARRLPEAKFVIVGDGPDKPFLEKAAQNISNVVFTGAVEHEKALGYIAGSDVLVLPSVAEGMSTVLLEAMALKTPVVATAVGGNTELVQHGETGLLVDAGDLEQLTEAIAYLLNNSAEAKRLAEKAYQNVVNHFSWEAVFPQYLKVYGLG; this comes from the coding sequence TTGGCGGGGTTGAGCCGGGGCGTGGATGTTTTGCTTGTTTCTCCGACGGCTAAGGGGTTGGGAGGGGTGGCTAGGCATGTTTCGGGGCTGGCTGCGAGGCTTGAGGCGGCTGGCTACCATGTGGCCGTGGTCTCCTCCGAGAACACTCCAATTGTTAACGTGAAGGGATTGAAGAACCCCACTTTCATGCTCTCCTCCATGTTTTCCACCCTTTTTCGCAGGGCATCTGTTGTCCACGCCCACAACGTGCCCTCTTCTCTCGCCATGAGAGCAGCGTCTGCAGGTCGAAGGATTTTGACCATGCACGGTGTTTACGCCGAGCAGGTGAATCTTCTGCACGGCTCGTTGGTGGGCTGGGTTGCTTCACGTCTTGAGAAAGCTGCTTTGAAATGGGCTGATGCTGTGACCGCTGTTTCGATGAGGACGGCCGAGTTTTACCGCTTGAAGGGTGTTGATGCTGTCTACATCCCGAACGCTGTTGATGTTGGTGTGCATGTTGAGGGGGTTAGGCTCAGTCATCCCCAGGTTGTTTATGTTGGACGGTTGTCGCGTGAGAAAAACGTGTCCACTCTTGTTGAGGCCGCCCGCCGGTTGCCGGAGGCCAAGTTCGTGATTGTTGGAGACGGGCCTGACAAGCCCTTTCTCGAGAAAGCTGCTCAGAATATTTCTAACGTGGTTTTCACGGGAGCGGTTGAGCATGAGAAGGCGCTTGGCTACATCGCCGGCTCCGATGTCCTCGTTCTGCCATCTGTTGCGGAGGGTATGAGCACTGTTCTTCTCGAGGCGATGGCGTTGAAGACACCTGTTGTGGCGACGGCTGTGGGCGGGAACACGGAGCTTGTGCAACATGGTGAAACAGGGTTGTTGGTAGACGCCGGCGACCTCGAGCAGCTCACAGAAGCGATAGCGTATCTTCTCAACAACTCTGCCGAAGCAAAGCGTCTCGCCGAAAAAGCCTACCAAAACGTTGTCAACCATTTTTCATGGGAGGCGGTTTTTCCCCAGTATCTCAAGGTGTATGGGCTTGGATAA
- a CDS encoding pyruvate kinase yields the protein MRTKIACTLGPSLQEVVDIEKAISLGCRIYRINFSHGNPILWRQLADNAREAAEKRGEKIVLIGDLRGPSIRVSGLETSISLRAGERAKFSLDGPLSLPYPRFFETVEVGDTLLLDDGRGMLKVVAKDETSIAAEAIRPATISPNKSIVIRGKEVQVPDYLATCREQLQAAADMELDYVGLSFVTKAADVDAAKTFLHEKGLATGVIAKIETPSGVKNVDEISERSDAVLIARGDLGMHFPLEYVPRLQKTIIDAAYNACKPVIVATQLLGTMVNEPVPTRSEIVDVMTCVEDGVDVLMLTAETAVGRYPLESIQWLVNIAETYEKGIEPRRALPPSAEVVDRFALAVVNLAESLAAKIAIFTINGNMARRIARFKPVSGIIAATPNHDVVPRLMLLWGVTPLLLEAQSYAEGLEKLEKKLEEERLAEPGDTYVLTYGLVKEPIHIVKMKKFM from the coding sequence TTGAGGACAAAGATAGCCTGCACACTGGGGCCTTCGCTTCAAGAGGTTGTGGATATTGAGAAAGCTATCTCACTCGGATGCCGCATCTACCGCATAAACTTCAGCCACGGCAACCCCATTCTCTGGCGTCAGCTGGCGGACAACGCACGCGAGGCCGCGGAAAAACGGGGTGAGAAAATTGTGTTGATAGGTGATTTACGCGGGCCCTCCATCAGGGTCTCAGGTCTCGAAACAAGCATCAGCCTCCGCGCCGGTGAAAGAGCAAAGTTTTCTCTGGATGGGCCGCTCAGCCTCCCTTATCCACGTTTCTTCGAGACAGTGGAGGTGGGTGACACACTTCTCTTGGACGATGGCCGAGGTATGCTAAAAGTCGTCGCAAAAGATGAAACATCTATCGCGGCCGAAGCCATCAGACCAGCCACAATCTCTCCCAACAAATCCATAGTGATAAGGGGAAAGGAGGTTCAGGTTCCTGATTATCTCGCGACATGCAGAGAACAGCTTCAGGCTGCGGCTGACATGGAGCTGGACTATGTTGGTTTAAGCTTCGTGACGAAAGCGGCGGACGTCGATGCGGCGAAAACATTTCTGCATGAAAAAGGTTTGGCGACAGGTGTGATAGCTAAGATAGAGACGCCTTCGGGTGTGAAAAATGTTGATGAAATAAGTGAGCGGAGCGATGCCGTGTTGATTGCGCGGGGAGACCTCGGCATGCATTTTCCTCTCGAGTATGTGCCACGTCTCCAGAAAACAATCATCGACGCAGCCTACAACGCATGTAAACCAGTCATCGTCGCTACCCAGCTTCTCGGCACCATGGTAAACGAGCCTGTGCCCACGAGGAGCGAAATTGTTGACGTGATGACATGTGTTGAGGATGGGGTTGATGTCTTGATGCTGACCGCTGAGACAGCCGTGGGCCGTTATCCACTCGAGTCTATACAGTGGCTTGTCAACATCGCGGAAACCTATGAGAAGGGGATTGAGCCGAGGAGGGCTCTTCCACCATCGGCCGAAGTTGTTGACAGGTTTGCGCTCGCGGTGGTCAATCTCGCCGAATCGCTTGCGGCGAAAATAGCTATTTTCACGATTAATGGCAACATGGCTCGCCGCATAGCGCGCTTCAAGCCCGTGTCGGGAATAATTGCTGCTACACCTAACCATGATGTGGTTCCGCGGTTGATGCTTCTATGGGGTGTTACACCTCTTCTCTTAGAGGCACAAAGCTATGCGGAGGGGTTGGAGAAACTGGAGAAAAAGCTGGAGGAGGAGAGGCTGGCAGAGCCGGGAGACACTTACGTGCTGACCTACGGATTAGTAAAGGAGCCCATCCACATAGTCAAGATGAAAAAATTCATGTGA
- a CDS encoding ArsR family transcriptional regulator: MDILSYVAAQVVPGEEIERLSRIFMALGNPVRLRILSLVSSSQRPLHIRGVARLLKTRYAITYKHVKTLQEAGLVTIYEVGRSRVVAPKHPELFRKVALFGKEITSMNK, translated from the coding sequence GTGGATATCTTATCATATGTGGCTGCTCAAGTTGTTCCGGGCGAGGAGATCGAGAGACTATCGCGGATTTTCATGGCCTTGGGTAACCCTGTGCGTCTGCGGATACTGAGCCTCGTGTCTTCGAGCCAGCGGCCTCTACACATCAGAGGCGTCGCAAGACTCCTCAAAACACGTTACGCCATCACCTACAAACACGTGAAAACCCTTCAAGAAGCAGGTTTGGTCACGATTTACGAGGTCGGCCGCTCGAGAGTGGTTGCACCCAAACATCCTGAGCTTTTCAGAAAAGTAGCGCTTTTCGGAAAGGAGATAACTTCAATGAACAAATAA
- a CDS encoding pyruvate dehydrogenase E1 component subunit beta — protein sequence MTTRELTYVEALNEALREEMRRDDSVIVFGEEVAAAGGVYKVTKDLLKEFGPKRVMDTPISEIAIVGAAIGAALAGLRPVAEIMFFDFVGIAFDQLVTHASKMRFMSGGQVKLPLVVRTQYSLGRSYGSQHTQFLAASLLQAPGLKIVAPATPYDAKGLLKSSIRDDDPVLFVESGALYVNRSYYGYKGPVPEEEYLIPLGKADVKRVGDDVTIVAVSRTVSEAMAAASQLEEKGVKAEVIDLRTIMPMDYETIINSVKKTNRLVVAEDSVKTGGISAEVASHVCEYAFEYLEAPIVRLNSPPMPAPQASELEKKFMVSAEKIVDAVTRLVK from the coding sequence TTGACTACGCGTGAGCTAACCTATGTGGAGGCTTTGAATGAGGCGCTACGTGAAGAGATGCGGCGTGACGACTCGGTCATAGTCTTCGGTGAGGAGGTGGCGGCGGCCGGCGGCGTCTACAAAGTGACTAAGGACCTTTTGAAAGAGTTTGGGCCGAAGAGGGTGATGGATACGCCGATATCGGAGATAGCTATCGTGGGCGCGGCTATCGGTGCAGCCCTAGCAGGGTTGAGGCCCGTGGCTGAGATAATGTTCTTCGACTTTGTCGGCATCGCTTTTGACCAGCTTGTGACACATGCTTCGAAGATGCGGTTCATGAGCGGTGGACAGGTTAAGCTTCCACTCGTAGTCAGAACCCAGTACAGTCTGGGCAGGTCTTATGGCAGCCAGCATACACAGTTTCTGGCGGCGTCGCTTCTGCAGGCCCCCGGCCTCAAGATAGTTGCACCAGCCACCCCCTATGACGCGAAAGGGCTGCTCAAGTCCTCGATAAGGGATGATGACCCCGTTTTGTTTGTTGAGAGCGGCGCCCTCTACGTGAACAGAAGCTACTACGGCTACAAGGGCCCTGTCCCCGAGGAAGAGTATCTGATACCTCTTGGGAAAGCCGACGTTAAGCGCGTGGGCGACGATGTCACCATAGTGGCTGTATCGAGAACAGTGTCAGAGGCCATGGCAGCCGCCAGCCAGCTCGAGGAGAAAGGTGTCAAAGCCGAGGTCATCGACCTCAGAACAATAATGCCGATGGACTATGAGACGATAATCAACTCGGTCAAGAAAACCAACAGGCTGGTTGTCGCTGAGGATAGTGTGAAGACGGGAGGCATATCCGCCGAGGTGGCGAGCCATGTCTGCGAATACGCTTTCGAGTATCTCGAGGCACCTATCGTGAGGCTTAACTCACCTCCTATGCCGGCTCCTCAGGCATCTGAGCTGGAGAAGAAATTCATGGTGTCTGCGGAGAAAATCGTGGATGCTGTTACAAGGCTTGTGAAGTAA
- a CDS encoding flap endonuclease 1 produces MGVKIGDIIPGEAVEQTSLKRLSGKAIAFDAYNILYQFLATIRGPDGRPLMDRRGRVTSHLSGLFFRTINFLQEGLLPVYVFDGRPPEEKYRTIEKRAVAREEAGKLYEAALAEGDLEAARRYAQRAASLEKYMVESAADLLKAMGVPYVMAPSEGEAQAAYMAAKGSVYAAGSQDMDSLLFGSPRLVRNLSIVGRRKLPGRKEYVEVVPEIIYLDKLLASLGLTREQLIDIGLLVGTDYSPQVRGVGPKTALKIVKEYGSLEKAVETGAVEVEFDVQTVRQLFLKPRVTDDYTLNWREPSEEMVMELLVEEFDFSRERVGKALAELRQTLSKRSSSLDAFFSE; encoded by the coding sequence ATGGGTGTAAAGATTGGGGACATCATTCCCGGCGAGGCTGTTGAGCAGACTTCTTTGAAGAGGTTGTCGGGTAAGGCCATCGCGTTTGACGCATACAACATTCTCTACCAGTTTCTCGCAACCATCCGTGGCCCCGATGGAAGGCCTCTGATGGATAGACGAGGCAGGGTTACTAGTCACTTGAGCGGCCTCTTCTTCAGAACCATCAACTTTCTTCAGGAGGGGCTGTTGCCTGTCTATGTTTTCGACGGGAGGCCGCCTGAGGAAAAATATCGGACTATTGAGAAGAGGGCGGTGGCCCGTGAAGAGGCTGGTAAGCTGTATGAGGCGGCGTTGGCAGAGGGTGATTTGGAGGCTGCTCGGCGATATGCCCAGCGTGCAGCAAGCTTGGAGAAATACATGGTGGAGAGCGCCGCCGACCTTCTCAAGGCCATGGGTGTTCCCTATGTGATGGCTCCTTCGGAGGGTGAGGCCCAGGCCGCTTACATGGCGGCTAAGGGCTCTGTCTACGCCGCCGGCTCGCAGGACATGGATTCTCTTCTCTTCGGCTCCCCGAGGCTCGTCAGAAACCTCTCCATCGTGGGACGTAGAAAGCTGCCCGGCCGGAAGGAGTATGTGGAGGTGGTGCCCGAGATAATCTATCTCGATAAGCTTCTCGCATCGCTTGGGTTGACGAGGGAGCAGCTGATAGACATAGGTCTTCTGGTTGGGACTGATTATTCGCCGCAGGTCAGGGGTGTTGGACCTAAGACGGCTTTGAAGATTGTGAAAGAGTATGGGTCGCTGGAGAAGGCTGTGGAGACAGGCGCCGTGGAGGTCGAGTTCGACGTACAGACTGTCAGGCAGCTTTTCTTGAAACCAAGGGTGACAGATGACTATACGTTGAACTGGCGTGAGCCGTCGGAGGAGATGGTGATGGAGCTTCTTGTCGAGGAGTTTGATTTTTCAAGGGAGCGTGTCGGAAAAGCGTTGGCCGAGCTTCGGCAGACTTTGTCAAAGAGGTCTAGCAGTTTAGACGCTTTCTTCAGCGAGTAG
- a CDS encoding DNA repair protein RadA — protein sequence MTKKSSAEKEIDIFDLQSIEGVGKATEEKLNSAGITSVLDLAAATPRELVELGISAEKAEELCLKARLLLIESGFLDKEFVPATEVLERRKAMQRLTTGSRALDAMLGGGVETQAITELIGEFGSGKTQVCHTLCVMAQLPREQGGLEGSAIYIDTEATFRPERISQIAEARGLDPQKILENIIFASVYNSSHLQLTVKELGRYVEKYKARLVIIDSIISHFRAEFIGRGTLAERQQRLNDLLHRLLRTAQVHNIAVVLTNQVQANPDQFFGDPNKPSGGHVLAHSSTYRIFIRRAANNTRLARIIDSPYHPPTAEAYFKITEKGVEDLQETK from the coding sequence ATGACCAAGAAATCTTCTGCCGAGAAGGAGATAGATATCTTCGACCTGCAGAGTATTGAGGGTGTTGGGAAGGCGACGGAGGAGAAGCTTAACTCGGCCGGCATAACCTCTGTTCTCGACCTCGCGGCCGCCACTCCGCGGGAGCTCGTCGAGCTGGGTATCAGCGCGGAGAAAGCTGAGGAGCTCTGTCTCAAAGCCCGTCTACTCCTCATCGAGAGTGGTTTTCTCGACAAAGAGTTTGTCCCCGCCACAGAGGTTTTGGAGAGACGCAAGGCTATGCAGAGGCTTACCACTGGTTCAAGGGCTCTTGACGCGATGCTGGGAGGCGGCGTGGAGACGCAGGCCATCACAGAGCTTATCGGAGAGTTCGGCAGCGGAAAAACACAGGTCTGTCACACGCTTTGTGTCATGGCTCAGCTGCCCCGTGAACAGGGAGGTCTCGAGGGCTCGGCCATCTACATCGACACGGAGGCAACCTTCAGGCCCGAGCGGATAAGCCAGATAGCGGAGGCACGTGGACTCGACCCACAGAAAATACTGGAAAACATCATCTTCGCCAGCGTCTACAACTCGAGCCATCTACAGCTGACTGTGAAGGAGCTCGGCCGCTACGTTGAGAAATACAAAGCACGGCTCGTGATAATCGACTCGATTATCTCGCATTTTAGGGCGGAGTTTATCGGACGCGGCACGTTGGCTGAGAGGCAGCAGCGGTTGAACGACCTGTTGCACAGGCTGCTTCGGACGGCGCAGGTTCACAACATCGCGGTTGTGTTGACTAATCAGGTGCAGGCTAACCCTGACCAGTTCTTCGGCGACCCCAACAAACCCAGCGGAGGCCACGTCCTCGCCCACAGCAGCACATACCGCATCTTCATCAGAAGAGCCGCCAACAACACACGTCTCGCCCGCATAATCGACAGCCCATACCACCCACCCACAGCCGAAGCATACTTCAAAATCACCGAAAAAGGCGTAGAAGACCTCCAAGAAACAAAATAG
- a CDS encoding AAA family ATPase, which produces MSVKELRLRVAEAKQRDVGYGIARIDRSVGAEAGLSTGDIIEIRGKKLTAATVWLGYMEDEKEKDIIRIDGHIRNNAGVSLNDYVIVRKANVKEAQLVVLAPYNTSIKADENFTKLVKSRLIEYPVVHRNIIPVLFFGNLFTFAVVQMRPTGVAKITPRTKLVIQSRVVQEKTLRTSITYEDIGGLQEQIQRVREMIELPLRFPELFQKLGIDPPKGVLLYGPPGCGKTLLAKAVATEAEANFILINGPEIMNKYYGETEARLREIFRKAEEEAPSIIFIDEIDAIAPKRSEVTGEVEKRVVAQLLALMDGLEGRGSVIVIGATNRPNALDPALRRPGRFDREIEIGIPDKKGRVEILTIHTRGMPLAKDVQVDKLGEMTRGYTGADLAALCREAAMKAIRRILPSIDFSSERISPEILNSLEVTMKDFLDAYKEITPSALREVEIETPTVRWEDIGGLEQVKQKLIEMVEWPLKYPEKFEKLGIKPPRGVLLYGPPGCGKTLLAKAVATESEANFITIKGPEIFSKWVGESEKAIREIFRKARQAAPAVIFFDEIEAIAPRKDLAEDSSGVTNRVASQLLAEIDGIEELNDIVVIGATNRPDMLDPALLRPGRFDRLLLIPPPDEKARAEIFYIYTRKMPLADDVNIEVLASRCEGYSGADIESVCKEAALAALRRDINADKVTKRDFEEALMNVKPSITPQMMKEYEKVGDMLRSSEKPLMMIG; this is translated from the coding sequence ATGAGTGTTAAGGAGCTGCGGCTTCGGGTAGCAGAAGCCAAGCAGCGTGACGTGGGATATGGAATAGCCCGTATAGACAGGTCGGTGGGCGCCGAGGCAGGCCTCTCGACAGGTGACATTATTGAGATACGTGGAAAGAAGCTCACCGCCGCGACGGTTTGGCTGGGCTACATGGAGGACGAGAAGGAGAAAGACATCATAAGGATAGACGGCCACATCAGAAACAACGCGGGAGTTTCTCTCAACGACTACGTCATAGTCAGGAAAGCGAACGTGAAGGAGGCCCAGCTCGTCGTCCTCGCACCCTACAACACCTCCATCAAGGCTGATGAAAACTTTACAAAGCTTGTGAAAAGCAGGCTCATCGAATACCCCGTCGTCCACCGCAACATCATCCCCGTCCTGTTTTTCGGCAACCTCTTCACCTTCGCCGTTGTCCAGATGAGGCCAACGGGGGTGGCTAAGATAACGCCCCGAACCAAGCTCGTGATACAGAGCAGGGTTGTGCAGGAGAAAACTCTCCGAACCAGCATCACATACGAGGACATAGGCGGGTTGCAGGAGCAGATACAACGTGTCAGGGAGATGATTGAGCTTCCGCTCCGCTTCCCCGAGCTGTTCCAGAAGCTTGGAATAGACCCGCCAAAAGGTGTGTTGCTCTACGGCCCACCCGGATGCGGAAAAACACTCCTTGCTAAGGCGGTTGCCACGGAGGCGGAGGCGAACTTCATCCTCATCAACGGCCCCGAGATAATGAACAAATACTATGGCGAGACAGAGGCGAGGCTGCGTGAAATTTTCCGCAAAGCCGAGGAAGAAGCCCCCAGCATAATCTTCATCGACGAGATTGACGCCATAGCTCCCAAGAGAAGCGAGGTCACCGGTGAGGTGGAGAAGAGAGTTGTGGCCCAGCTGCTTGCGTTGATGGATGGGCTGGAGGGCCGCGGCTCCGTAATTGTCATCGGCGCCACAAACAGGCCGAACGCGCTTGACCCAGCGCTGAGAAGACCCGGACGGTTTGACAGAGAAATAGAGATAGGCATCCCGGACAAGAAGGGCCGCGTCGAGATACTCACCATACACACACGCGGAATGCCTCTGGCAAAAGATGTCCAGGTCGATAAGCTCGGGGAAATGACACGTGGATACACTGGCGCAGATCTTGCAGCGCTGTGCCGCGAAGCCGCCATGAAAGCCATTAGAAGAATATTGCCCAGCATAGATTTCTCCAGCGAAAGGATATCGCCTGAGATTCTGAACAGCCTAGAGGTCACGATGAAAGATTTCCTCGACGCATACAAGGAGATAACGCCGAGCGCTTTAAGAGAGGTTGAGATAGAGACGCCGACGGTGAGGTGGGAGGACATAGGAGGCCTTGAGCAGGTGAAGCAGAAGCTTATTGAGATGGTGGAGTGGCCTCTCAAGTATCCGGAGAAGTTTGAAAAACTCGGTATAAAGCCTCCAAGAGGCGTGTTGCTCTACGGCCCACCCGGCTGCGGAAAAACACTCCTAGCGAAGGCGGTGGCCACAGAGAGCGAGGCAAACTTCATCACCATCAAGGGCCCTGAAATATTCTCCAAATGGGTCGGTGAATCGGAGAAAGCTATCCGCGAAATCTTCCGCAAAGCACGTCAAGCGGCTCCGGCTGTGATTTTCTTCGACGAGATAGAGGCGATAGCGCCTCGTAAAGACTTGGCCGAGGATAGCTCAGGGGTGACCAACCGCGTCGCCAGCCAGCTGCTAGCCGAAATCGACGGCATAGAAGAGCTCAACGACATCGTGGTGATAGGTGCGACAAACAGGCCCGACATGCTTGACCCAGCGCTTCTGAGGCCTGGCAGGTTCGACAGACTACTGCTCATACCGCCGCCCGATGAAAAAGCGAGAGCAGAAATCTTCTACATCTACACACGCAAAATGCCGCTCGCCGACGACGTAAACATAGAAGTCCTCGCAAGCCGCTGCGAAGGATACTCCGGCGCAGACATCGAATCAGTATGCAAAGAAGCCGCCCTCGCAGCGCTACGACGCGACATCAACGCTGACAAAGTCACCAAAAGAGACTTCGAAGAAGCGCTCATGAACGTCAAGCCAAGCATCACTCCGCAGATGATGAAAGAGTATGAGAAAGTCGGTGACATGCTTAGGTCGTCTGAGAAACCCTTGATGATGATAGGTTGA
- a CDS encoding UDP-glucose 4-epimerase: MGLDNVLVTGGAGFIGGVLVKRLLENGVHVRVVDDFSTGRWENLPNSPDLKVFVHDVAVKHGLPDFFDKVDAVVHLAAIPSVPMCERNVQRAFEVNVIGLENVLETCVEKGVGKIVFTSSAAVYGDAEGMLNEDAETRPFSVYGWTKLLGEAILRSFGEKHGVEAVALRIFNVYGRKSMSGFLGVVDQFIADAAEGKPLHIHGDGGQVRDFIHVDDIANAILLALEKTLKNFEVINIGTGQPTSIKNLAEKVLTAFGHSVSAIVYEPARVGDIRYSVADISKARQLLGFSPTTSLDTYLASRVSAL, translated from the coding sequence ATGGGCTTGGATAACGTGTTGGTCACGGGTGGAGCCGGGTTTATCGGCGGCGTCCTTGTGAAGCGTCTGCTGGAAAACGGTGTCCATGTAAGGGTTGTCGACGACTTTTCGACGGGAAGGTGGGAAAACCTGCCAAACTCGCCTGACCTGAAAGTGTTTGTCCACGACGTAGCTGTGAAACATGGTTTGCCGGATTTTTTTGACAAGGTTGACGCAGTGGTTCATCTCGCAGCCATTCCATCAGTGCCGATGTGTGAGAGGAATGTTCAGAGAGCGTTTGAGGTCAACGTCATAGGTCTGGAGAATGTTTTGGAGACATGTGTGGAGAAGGGTGTGGGTAAAATTGTTTTCACCTCTTCCGCAGCTGTTTATGGCGACGCGGAGGGTATGTTGAACGAGGATGCCGAGACGCGGCCTTTTTCTGTCTATGGTTGGACTAAGCTTCTCGGCGAAGCGATTCTCAGGAGCTTCGGCGAAAAACATGGTGTGGAGGCGGTGGCGCTTCGTATCTTCAACGTATATGGAAGGAAGAGCATGTCAGGGTTTCTAGGCGTCGTCGACCAATTCATAGCAGACGCAGCAGAGGGCAAACCTCTACACATACATGGAGACGGCGGGCAGGTGAGAGACTTCATCCACGTAGACGACATAGCCAACGCAATACTGCTCGCTCTCGAAAAAACGCTGAAAAACTTTGAAGTCATCAACATCGGGACAGGCCAGCCAACCTCCATCAAGAACCTCGCCGAAAAAGTGTTGACAGCTTTCGGACACAGCGTTTCCGCCATAGTGTACGAGCCCGCCCGCGTAGGTGACATCAGATACAGCGTCGCAGACATCTCCAAGGCACGCCAGCTGCTTGGCTTCAGCCCCACAACATCTCTGGACACATACCTGGCCTCGCGTGTCTCGGCTCTCTAA
- a CDS encoding pyruvate dehydrogenase E1 component subunit alpha — MLREQFSREKLLRMLRKMIEIRLFEERVEKLYREGKIIGPTHLYFGQEAVAVGVIEALDKDDVVISTYRGHGHGVARGVPMKAILGEILGRAVGTCKGLGGSMHAPISVEHNIPLATAIVGSGIPIAVGVGLAFKYREKRSVATVFFGDGAVNTGAFHEALNLAAVWRLPVLFVCENNLYAMYTSLKNVLAAESIAARASGYGIPSYVAFGNDVLEVYETTSKALEKIRNESGPVFIECRTYRQKGHGGYDFGTWYRSKEEIEEWMRRDPINMLTERMKTKGFITDEERKKIEEEVAAELDKVVEEVLNSPVYDFEKLSSLVYANPP; from the coding sequence ATGTTGCGTGAGCAGTTTAGCCGTGAGAAGCTTCTCAGGATGCTGCGTAAGATGATTGAGATCAGGTTGTTTGAGGAGCGTGTGGAGAAGCTTTATCGCGAGGGCAAGATTATTGGGCCTACTCATCTGTACTTCGGTCAGGAGGCTGTGGCCGTCGGTGTCATAGAGGCTCTTGACAAGGATGATGTCGTTATCTCGACCTATAGGGGGCATGGGCATGGTGTTGCGCGGGGTGTTCCCATGAAGGCTATTCTCGGCGAGATACTGGGGAGAGCTGTTGGGACATGTAAGGGTTTGGGAGGCTCTATGCATGCACCCATCTCAGTGGAGCACAACATTCCTCTGGCCACAGCCATAGTGGGAAGCGGCATACCGATAGCCGTGGGTGTCGGACTCGCCTTCAAATACAGAGAGAAGAGAAGCGTGGCCACCGTTTTCTTCGGCGACGGAGCAGTCAACACAGGTGCCTTCCACGAGGCGCTCAACCTCGCGGCCGTCTGGAGGCTTCCAGTCCTGTTTGTATGTGAAAACAACCTCTACGCCATGTACACATCGCTCAAAAACGTTCTCGCCGCCGAAAGCATAGCAGCCCGGGCCTCAGGCTACGGCATCCCATCCTACGTGGCGTTCGGCAACGACGTCCTCGAAGTCTATGAAACAACATCCAAGGCGTTGGAGAAGATTAGAAACGAGTCAGGCCCTGTGTTCATAGAGTGTAGAACCTATAGGCAGAAGGGGCACGGCGGGTATGATTTCGGCACATGGTATAGGTCGAAGGAGGAGATTGAGGAGTGGATGCGCCGCGACCCGATAAACATGCTCACTGAAAGAATGAAGACCAAAGGTTTCATAACCGATGAGGAACGTAAGAAAATCGAGGAGGAGGTTGCGGCGGAGCTCGACAAAGTCGTCGAAGAGGTGCTCAACTCGCCCGTCTATGACTTCGAGAAGCTTTCCTCGCTTGTCTACGCCAACCCTCCTTAG